The following are from one region of the Terriglobia bacterium genome:
- a CDS encoding BrnT family toxin, translating to MEAAWDEAKNNANQKKHGISFEEAGVLFTSGVDYLEIFDEFHSHMEDRFLAIGPYTEVFEDAVRIISARPATSRERSMYQGHLKEHQR from the coding sequence GTGGAAGCCGCCTGGGACGAGGCGAAAAACAATGCCAATCAAAAGAAGCACGGTATCTCGTTTGAAGAAGCTGGCGTTTTATTCACTTCCGGCGTAGATTACCTCGAAATTTTCGACGAGTTTCATTCCCACATGGAAGACCGCTTCCTTGCCATTGGACCATACACCGAAGTATTCGAGGACGCAGTTCGAATCATCAGCGCCCGGCCGGCCACAAGCCGAGAAAGGTCGATGTACCAAGGACATTTGAAGGAGCACCAACGATGA
- a CDS encoding helix-turn-helix domain-containing protein, whose protein sequence is MRRFVGLTQTQFAEAMGISVHTLRNWEQGRRRPEGPAIGLLRIAARHPRIIRENVKSVA, encoded by the coding sequence CTGCGGCGCTTTGTTGGGCTGACGCAAACTCAATTTGCTGAAGCGATGGGAATCAGTGTCCATACTCTCCGAAACTGGGAACAGGGGCGGAGACGGCCAGAAGGCCCCGCGATAGGGTTACTCCGGATTGCCGCTCGCCATCCCCGAATCATTCGCGAGAACGTCAAGTCAGTAGCGTAA